In the genome of bacterium, the window TGCTGCAGCGCGAGGTCCAGCCGGTCTTGCGTGCTCATGAGCGTAACCTGGTGTGCTTGTTCCCCGCGAAGGTGAGCTTCCAGAATGCTTCGGCCGGTCGAGACATCTTCCCGCAAAAGCGGATGTTCCTGAACCTGCATGATCGGTAGGTCCGTTTGCGCCGGGCCCATCACCCCTTCTTCCAACCAGAATTGCTTCCTGCACTGTAGAAAGATGCGCACAACAGACTTGTATTCGAGCGAATAGAGCGCTTTGCGTTTGTTCTCCGATAGCGAAGGGGAAAACTCCCAACGTTTTAATACAGGAAATGGAACGGTGCAAATGAGGAAATCTGCTTCCAGGTTTTGTCTGAGACCGGACTGCAGGAAAGTGACCCTGACCCGGCGTTCATTCTGACTCACTTGGACGATCGAAGATCCATAATAGATACGTTCATTGAGCCGGTCAGCCAACGCCCTGGGCAGTATGTCGCAGCCGCCCTTGAAGGTGTAGGCGGTCTGTCCACGGAAGAAAGGGAATAGATCCGACAACAGTACATGCATGGCGGATGCCTCCATCCCCGTACCGAACCAAAGGGTGTTTCTGAACAATTCGATCGCATCCGGGGATGCTCCGCTATTTTTCATCCATTCGCTGAGCGTCATCCGATCGTAGATTTTCAGCAGCTCCGGACTTGATGTGGTATCCGAAGATTCTCCGAAATCCTTTAACGCAGATAGAATGTACTTCCGGAACATTCCGTTGTAATTAAGGCTCCGCTCTTCCGGAGTTAACTCGTAGGGCCAGTCTACCGGATCGCCTCGTTTTGCTACGATGCGCTT includes:
- a CDS encoding NAD(P)/FAD-dependent oxidoreductase, translated to MNRLITRRQFLKGSVSASAWVAASPFRLSAQERSGRSTRVIVAGAGLAGLSAAFELVNAGHNVTVLEARTRAGGRVLTLREPFSDGLSVEAGAMAFSDSYHHLLRYAKLLNLPYAPFVATNLPSVYHLRGKRIVAKRGDPVDWPYELTPEERSLNYNGMFRKYILSALKDFGESSDTTSSPELLKIYDRMTLSEWMKNSGASPDAIELFRNTLWFGTGMEASAMHVLLSDLFPFFRGQTAYTFKGGCDILPRALADRLNERIYYGSSIVQVSQNERRVRVTFLQSGLRQNLEADFLICTVPFPVLKRWEFSPSLSENKRKALYSLEYKSVVRIFLQCRKQFWLEEGVMGPAQTDLPIMQVQEHPLLREDVSTGRSILEAHLRGEQAHQVTLMSTQDRLDLALQHMEKVHPGVRNYFEGGTSKSWEDDEWSQGAFSFYKPGEMAWLPFIQQPEGRIHFAGEHTSFWSKTMEGALESGNRAAREVNSRA